Below is a genomic region from Desulfobacter sp..
ATCAAAGACCGTTTTTATTTCTCTTTGGCAGTGTGGATTCTTTGTTAAAATCAAAACAAAGTTTTTTTGAGCAATTGAACCGGCTGCCTTTTTATACGTATATTAATATCGGGTTTGAATCTGTTGATAAAACAACCTTGGCTGCTATCGGAAAGCCGGTTACTGTTGAAAAGGTGAAAACAGCATTTGCGAAAATGCTTCAAGTAAATAAAGCATATCATCGGATTGAAGTCACAGGTAATTTCGTTGCTGGAGACAATTTGTCACCGGATCATGACGAGTCCCTTGCGGATCTTTTAAAAAACGCTGATGTGGAAGGACAACCAAAAGGGGCGATATATTTATCCCCGCTTAAAAACAGCCCGAAAAAAAGAGAACTATTATCACGGTTTTATAAAATAAAAGAGGAAAGCAGGCTACAGGTCTTTGTCTATCTGATACAGAGACTGTAGATAAGAAAATTTGAACGATTCCGGTGCCGGGATTACCGCGGTTCACACCACAGGCCTGTCCCTCTCCTTTAAATACCCGGGTGAATTGGAAAAATATGCCCAGGGCCACAGCCTGTCAGGTGAACTGTCCTGGCAGTTTTAAAGGGGATAGGTCTATATGCCAGAGGCTGAACCGGCTTTTTTCGGTTAAGAGATTTAATTTCAACAAAGGACATGATAGGGATAAAATCATAGATGTTCAAATTAGGTGGGAATGTTCAGAATTCTGTGTCACGGTTTCGGTTCCCGGATCTGTCTCGGCGCCAGCGGAAGTAAAAGCCAGGTCCGAGAATGGGCCTTCAATCTGCCACGTCGGAGGAGTTGGCTTTTGCTGGAGCGGAGTTCCTGGAACCATCTTTTCCATCTGTAAATAAATCCCTATCAAATTCCCAGCTCTTTATCCAGCCGGCCTTCAAAGAAAATTGCCAACTGGGAAATTGTCAGTGACCAGTTTTGAACCGGCATTGTCCATTTCTTACTGGCGTTCTGGATCCCCATGTAAAGCAGCTTTAACAGGCTGTCCTGGTTAGGAAACGATCCCTTTGTTTTGGTCAGTTTTCGAAACTGTCGATGCACAGCCTCAATGGTATTTGTGGTGTATATTATCCGTCGGATCTCTTCTGGATATTTAAAGAAATGACTGAGGCGCTCCCAGTTGTTCCGCCAGGATTTTATCACAATCGGGTATTTGTCATTCCATTTGTTTTCCAAAATATCCAGTTCTTCTTCGGCCAGATCCTTATTGACCGCTTTATAAACACGTTTTAGATCTGCCATAAATTCCTTTTTATTTTTGGAACCAACGTATTTCAATGAATTTCGGATCTGGTGGACTACGCAGAGTTGAACTTCTGTGTCCGGGAATATGGTCTCAATGGCCTCGGGAAAACCTTTTAGACCATCAACACAGGCAATCAGGATATCTTTTACCCCTCGGTTTGAAAGGTCTGTTAACACCTGCAGCCAGAAGTTCGCACCCTCATTCTCGGATATGTACAGCCCAAGAACCTCTTTGCGGCCCTCGATATTCACCCCAAGAATTGTGTAAACGGCTTTGCTGCTGACCT
It encodes:
- a CDS encoding IS256 family transposase, which encodes MTEENTEFDFQKALKGIQEGKPFTGKGGVLTSLIKNLAEAALEGELESHLGQEVSANRRNGKSKKTIKSLDGKFELETPRDRAGTFSPQIVKKHQTTLSDEIERKIIALYGLGMSYNDMASHLQEIYGLEISNATLSTITDKIIHTVKEWQARPLENVYPIVWLDAIHYKVRENGKVSSKAVYTILGVNIEGRKEVLGLYISENEGANFWLQVLTDLSNRGVKDILIACVDGLKGFPEAIETIFPDTEVQLCVVHQIRNSLKYVGSKNKKEFMADLKRVYKAVNKDLAEEELDILENKWNDKYPIVIKSWRNNWERLSHFFKYPEEIRRIIYTTNTIEAVHRQFRKLTKTKGSFPNQDSLLKLLYMGIQNASKKWTMPVQNWSLTISQLAIFFEGRLDKELGI